The following coding sequences lie in one Dryobates pubescens isolate bDryPub1 chromosome 10, bDryPub1.pri, whole genome shotgun sequence genomic window:
- the RFC3 gene encoding replication factor C subunit 3 isoform X2, which produces MCLLRELYGAGVEKLRIEHQSITAPSKKKIEISTIASNYHLEVNPSDAGNSDRVVIQELLKTVAQSQQLETSTQRDFKVVLLTEVDKLTKDAQHALRRTMEKYMATCRLILCCNSMSKIIGPIQSRCLAVRVPAPSIEDICQVLSSVCKKEGLTLPPELAQRIAEKSGRNLRKALLMCESCRVQQYPFAADQEIPEIDWEVYLRETANAIVGQQTPQRLLEVRGRLYELLTHCIPPEIIMKGLLSELLHNCDGQLKGEVAQMAAFYEHRLQLGSKAIYHLEAFVAKFMAIYKKFMEDGLDDMMF; this is translated from the exons ATGTGTTTGTTAAGGGAATTATATGGTGCAGGAGTGGAAAAACTAAGGATCGAGCATCAGAGTATAACG GCACCTTCTAAAAAGAAAATTGAAATTAGCACCATTGCAAGTAACTATCACCTTGAAGTTAACCCAAG TGATGCAGGAAACAGTGACCGCGTAGTAATTCAGGAGCTCTTGAAGACGGTAGCACAATCCCAACAGCTTGAGACAAGTACTCAACGAGATTTTAAAG tggtgctgttAACAGAAGTGGACAAACTCACTAAAGATGCTCAGCATGCCTTGCGACGAACAATGGAGAAGTACATGGCGACCTGCAGGCTGATCCTGTGCTGCAACTCAATGTCAAAAATTATAGGACCTATTCAAAGCAGATGCCTGGCTGTACgagtgcctgctcccagcattGAAGAT ATCTGCCAAGTCTTGTCCAGTGTGTGTAAGAAAGAAGGCCTGACTcttcctccagagctggctcaAAGGATTGCAGAGAAGTCTGGCAGGAATCTTCGAAAAGCACTACTTATGTGTGAATCCTGCAGAGTACAGCA GTATCCTTTTGCTGCTGATCAAGAAATTCCTGAGATAGACTGGGAAGTTTATCTGAGGGAAACTGCAAATGCTATTGTTGGTCAACAGACACCACAAAG GCTTCTAGAAGTCCGTGGACGACTTTATGAACTCCTGACACACTGCATTCCACCTGAGATTATAATGAAG gGCCTCCTGTCAGAACTTTTACATAACTGTGATGGCCAGCTGAAAGGAGAAGTTGCACAGATGGCAGCCTTCTATGAACACCGCTTGCAACTGGGCAGCAAAGCCATTTATCATCTGGAAGCATTTGTTGCAAAGTTTATGGCAATTTACAAGAAATTTATGgaggatggactggatgacatGATGTTCTAA
- the RFC3 gene encoding replication factor C subunit 3 isoform X1, with the protein MSLWVDKYRPGSLGKLDYHREQAAQLRNLVQCGDFPHLLVYGPSGAGKKTRIMCLLRELYGAGVEKLRIEHQSITAPSKKKIEISTIASNYHLEVNPSDAGNSDRVVIQELLKTVAQSQQLETSTQRDFKVVLLTEVDKLTKDAQHALRRTMEKYMATCRLILCCNSMSKIIGPIQSRCLAVRVPAPSIEDICQVLSSVCKKEGLTLPPELAQRIAEKSGRNLRKALLMCESCRVQQYPFAADQEIPEIDWEVYLRETANAIVGQQTPQRLLEVRGRLYELLTHCIPPEIIMKGLLSELLHNCDGQLKGEVAQMAAFYEHRLQLGSKAIYHLEAFVAKFMAIYKKFMEDGLDDMMF; encoded by the exons ATGAGCCTGTGGGTGGACAAGTACCGGCCTGGCTCCCTCGGCAAGCTGGACTATCACCGCGAGCAGGCGGCGCAGCTCCGCAACCTG GTTCAGTGTGGTGATTTCCCTCATCTGTTGGTGTATGGACCATCAGGAGCTGGAAAGAAGACAAGAATAATGTGTTTGTTAAGGGAATTATATGGTGCAGGAGTGGAAAAACTAAGGATCGAGCATCAGAGTATAACG GCACCTTCTAAAAAGAAAATTGAAATTAGCACCATTGCAAGTAACTATCACCTTGAAGTTAACCCAAG TGATGCAGGAAACAGTGACCGCGTAGTAATTCAGGAGCTCTTGAAGACGGTAGCACAATCCCAACAGCTTGAGACAAGTACTCAACGAGATTTTAAAG tggtgctgttAACAGAAGTGGACAAACTCACTAAAGATGCTCAGCATGCCTTGCGACGAACAATGGAGAAGTACATGGCGACCTGCAGGCTGATCCTGTGCTGCAACTCAATGTCAAAAATTATAGGACCTATTCAAAGCAGATGCCTGGCTGTACgagtgcctgctcccagcattGAAGAT ATCTGCCAAGTCTTGTCCAGTGTGTGTAAGAAAGAAGGCCTGACTcttcctccagagctggctcaAAGGATTGCAGAGAAGTCTGGCAGGAATCTTCGAAAAGCACTACTTATGTGTGAATCCTGCAGAGTACAGCA GTATCCTTTTGCTGCTGATCAAGAAATTCCTGAGATAGACTGGGAAGTTTATCTGAGGGAAACTGCAAATGCTATTGTTGGTCAACAGACACCACAAAG GCTTCTAGAAGTCCGTGGACGACTTTATGAACTCCTGACACACTGCATTCCACCTGAGATTATAATGAAG gGCCTCCTGTCAGAACTTTTACATAACTGTGATGGCCAGCTGAAAGGAGAAGTTGCACAGATGGCAGCCTTCTATGAACACCGCTTGCAACTGGGCAGCAAAGCCATTTATCATCTGGAAGCATTTGTTGCAAAGTTTATGGCAATTTACAAGAAATTTATGgaggatggactggatgacatGATGTTCTAA